ACCCCGTGACGCACTGGAAGTCGCGAGTCAGCTGGGTGTGGGGCATCGCCTGCAGGTCCTGGAACGTCAGCACCATCGGGCGGTCGACCAGGCCCTCGACGCGCAGGCGGTACTGCGAGGTCGAGATCGACGGCAGGCTCGACGAGACCGAGTAGATGCGGAAGCCGTCGGCCCCCGGCAGGATCGAGGCCAGGCCGCCTCCGCCGCCCGTCAGGGGGCTGAGGGCCTCACCGACGACGCGCTGTGCCTTGGACCCGAACACGATCCCGAGGACGCCGAGGCCGGCCACGCCCAGGAACACGCGCCTGCCGATGGCGACAGGCGCTCCTTCGTCCCGGGTCACCGGGCGAACATAGAGCCCCGTCGGGGAGAAGGGGCGTCACCCCTCCTCGGGCGGGATCAGACACGTGATCAGCCGCCTGACCACGGTCTTGGGCGCGACGAAGCTGCTTGGGTTTGAGCTAGTTACTTATCGCAATTTGCTTGATGTTGATTTGCACCTCTGCACAGCGGCCCGATACCTTGTCGACCCGTTGTGCATTCGGCTCTGAGGCTCACCCACAGGGGCGCAGCACTCGCCGCGGCGGTGGCGGCTGCTCTCAGCTACCCCCTCGCTCTGGCACCAAAACCTGCCGGGGCCGACCCCGGCGACTCCGGGATCCAACCTGGGGCCCCGTCCGGCCCGCCGAGCTCGCTCGAGGCCATTGCCGGCACGTACCAAGCGGCCAGCGCCAGGGCCGACGCCGTGGGACTGCAGCTGGCAGGGGCGCAGGTGACGCTGACCAAGACGGAGGCTCAGGTCGGTGTCGCGCGGGCCCATCTGCGTCAGGACGCCGTGGACTCCTTCGTCGACGGGAGCGTGCCCCCGACGGCGGCCGCGCTCGCGACCGGCAGCACCGCAGACGACTCGCTGGTGCGCAACGAGTACCTCCAGACGGTGACAGGGGACGCACGCGACGCCGCCCGTCGCCTGGACGCGGTCCGAACGACGCTCAAGGGCCAGCTGGCGAGCCTCCAGGTGCAGGAGCAGGCCGCACAGGCGGCGCTCTCCGCCGCGGCCAGGGCCAGGGGTGAGCTGCTCGCCCAGGCGCCGACGGCCGTCGCCGCCTCAGCGGCGCCTCCCGCTCCAGCAGCCACCGGCACCGGGGGTCTGCCGCTGCCGGTCCAGTACCTCAAGAACGGCAGCGTCGACGACGGCGTGGACTACACAGCTCCCGGCGGCACACCGGAGTTCGCCATGGGACCTGGGGTCATCATCCGTGAGGGCATCGGAGGCTTCGGTCCGAACGCGCCGGTGCTGCAGATCACCGGCGGGCCCCTGGCCGGCCGGGCGGTGTACTACGGCCACGCAGGACCCGATCTCGTGCCCGTCGGGGCCACGGTCGCTCAGGGCCAGCAGATCTCCATCGTCGGCTACGGGATCGTCGGCGAGTCGACCGGACCCCATATCGAG
This sequence is a window from Acidimicrobiales bacterium. Protein-coding genes within it:
- a CDS encoding M23 family metallopeptidase; this translates as MAAALSYPLALAPKPAGADPGDSGIQPGAPSGPPSSLEAIAGTYQAASARADAVGLQLAGAQVTLTKTEAQVGVARAHLRQDAVDSFVDGSVPPTAAALATGSTADDSLVRNEYLQTVTGDARDAARRLDAVRTTLKGQLASLQVQEQAAQAALSAAARARGELLAQAPTAVAASAAPPAPAATGTGGLPLPVQYLKNGSVDDGVDYTAPGGTPEFAMGPGVIIREGIGGFGPNAPVLQITGGPLAGRAVYYGHAGPDLVPVGATVAQGQQISIVGYGIVGESTGPHIEIGFYPVGPNGAGRPMLEYINSVVGHSTGS